Proteins from a genomic interval of Lycium ferocissimum isolate CSIRO_LF1 chromosome 2, AGI_CSIRO_Lferr_CH_V1, whole genome shotgun sequence:
- the LOC132048001 gene encoding uncharacterized protein LOC132048001 → MHYYKLLGRSKAQDSNPISENNLSNDNNIPAEFLCHAIFAGDRFHDIEAAYGRVEGVVRTATGYFGGTIRKPSLREVSAGTTGHTEAVKITYDKRIVSYTSLCDFFWGTHDPTNKNFLKFGLSTHLRSAIFCSTEEERKQAQQSKIRRQMKLNTRILTKITLFSKENCEFFLAENQYQKYYLQKHYRLCESLSLRSTEQFVESYIACELNGVLALNGELILDKLPQLASTCMLSKQCRSTCDEIIQDLKRSRDF, encoded by the exons ATGCACTACTACAAGTTACTTGGACGGAGCAAAGCTCAAGATTCAAACCCCATATCGGAAAACAATCTGTCAAATGATAATAATATTCCAGCAGAGTTCCTCTGTCATGCAATTTTTGCTGGAG ATAGATTTCATGATATTGAAGCTGCATATGGTCGAGTTGAAGGAGTTGTGAGAACTGCAACAGGGTACTTTGGTGGAACCATAAGGAAACCTTCATTAAGAGAAGTGTCTGCAGGAACAACAGGTCATACAGAAGCAGTGAAGATTACATATGACAAGAGAATAGTTTCTTACACATCTCTATGTGATTTTTTCTGGGGAACTCATGATCCAACCAATAAAAATTTCCTT AAATTCGGGTTAAGCACACACCTGAGATCTGCAATATTCTGTTCAACAGAAGAAGAGAGGAAACAGGCGCAACAATCAAAGATAAGGCGGCAAATGAAACTTAATACGAGGATTCTTACAAAAATAACTCTGTTCTCCAAAGAAAATTGCGAATTTTTTCTTGCCGAGAACCAATATCAGAAGTATTATTTGCAGAAGCATTATAGACTTTGTGAGAGTTTGAGCCTAAGAAGTACTGAACAATTTGTGGAGTCTTACATCGCCTGCGAACTCAACGG AGTATTGGCTTTGAATGGGGAGCTCATATTGGACAAGTTACCACAATTAGCGAGCACTTGTATGTTGTCCAAGCAATGCAGGTCCACTTGTGATGAAATTATACAAGATTTAAAGAGAAGTCGTGACTTCTAA